Proteins from a genomic interval of Hornefia porci:
- a CDS encoding DpnII family type II restriction endonuclease, translating into MIYAIETNFYASGGSKLNETARSYKMLAQEAHTVDGFEFVWFTDGLGWKSARGNLRETFDSMEHIYSIDDLENAVVNEIFK; encoded by the coding sequence ATGATATATGCTATAGAAACTAACTTCTATGCGAGTGGAGGTTCAAAACTTAATGAAACTGCTCGTAGCTATAAAATGCTTGCACAGGAAGCACATACTGTAGACGGATTCGAATTTGTTTGGTTTACAGATGGACTTGGATGGAAGAGTGCAAGAGGAAATTTGAGAGAGACTTTTGATTCTATGGAGCACATCTACAGCATTGATGATTTAGAAAACGCTGTTGTGAATGAAATATTTAAGTAA
- a CDS encoding ATP-binding protein, translated as MSIFEYAPEELLGTVESVDTSTVVVKVENDDKLRGLQVNHLISIQSSKIGQHLIGLVSKIIRKSAYSDPTADIVPELGYNIIKVILIGTHFDRSAGKENVFRRSLATIPTINAECHLIHGDRLKQFMQAISSIPAGEDVVSLQIGNYSIDEDATAWLNGNKLFQRHAVIVGSTGSGKSWCVAKILEQVAALKSADAILFDIHGEYSPLQGDNFTHFKVAGPNDDIQEGMLFLPYWLLTYEEMLSLMLDRSDNNAPNQAMMFSSAVIDGKKEFLRNAGKTEMEANITLDSPIPYSLDNLLAFLKSKDTEMVSGSRGEKQGPYFGKLTRFIQRLESKQRDKRLNFMFSSEDSLLSYDYMSELCSELMLPSDSGKKGVKIIDFSEVPSDILPLIVSLIARVIFSVQQWTTADRRHPIAIFCDEAHLYIPANTEKSIDDASLVTFERISKEGRKYGIGLVVISQRPSEVNRTVLSQSNNFIAMRLTNVDDQSVVKRLLPDSLGDYAEMLPILDIGEALVVGDASLLPSRIRIAPPNMKPRSATIEFWDEWSKESTTVDIESAIEALRKQSK; from the coding sequence ATGAGTATATTTGAATATGCGCCTGAAGAATTGTTGGGTACTGTCGAAAGTGTAGATACATCTACAGTTGTTGTTAAGGTGGAAAACGATGATAAATTGCGCGGTCTGCAAGTCAACCATTTGATCTCTATCCAAAGTTCCAAAATAGGTCAGCATTTGATTGGGTTAGTATCGAAAATTATCCGCAAATCAGCATATAGTGATCCAACAGCAGACATTGTTCCTGAACTTGGGTATAATATCATTAAAGTTATTCTTATAGGAACACACTTTGATAGATCTGCTGGAAAAGAAAACGTATTTCGCCGTTCTTTGGCAACTATTCCAACGATAAATGCAGAATGCCATCTTATCCATGGAGATAGGCTAAAACAATTTATGCAAGCAATATCCTCTATTCCAGCTGGAGAAGATGTTGTTAGCCTGCAAATTGGCAACTATTCGATTGACGAAGATGCTACGGCATGGCTAAATGGAAATAAATTATTTCAAAGGCATGCCGTAATTGTTGGTAGCACAGGTTCTGGAAAATCATGGTGTGTTGCCAAAATTCTTGAGCAAGTTGCGGCTCTCAAATCTGCGGACGCGATACTGTTCGATATTCATGGGGAATATTCGCCATTACAGGGTGATAATTTTACACACTTTAAAGTAGCAGGTCCTAATGACGATATTCAGGAAGGAATGCTATTTCTTCCGTATTGGCTTCTGACCTATGAGGAAATGCTGTCTCTTATGCTTGATCGAAGTGATAATAATGCTCCAAATCAGGCAATGATGTTTAGCAGTGCTGTAATTGATGGTAAAAAAGAATTCCTAAGAAATGCAGGGAAAACCGAAATGGAAGCCAATATTACATTGGATAGCCCTATTCCATATAGCCTTGACAACTTACTTGCTTTTTTGAAATCCAAAGACACTGAAATGGTTTCTGGTTCCAGAGGTGAAAAGCAAGGTCCATACTTTGGTAAATTAACTCGATTTATTCAACGTTTGGAAAGCAAACAGAGAGATAAGCGATTAAATTTTATGTTTTCATCCGAGGATTCTTTACTTAGCTATGATTATATGAGTGAACTATGTAGTGAGTTAATGTTACCTTCTGATTCTGGGAAGAAGGGGGTAAAAATTATTGATTTTTCAGAAGTTCCCTCTGATATTCTTCCACTGATTGTATCTCTTATAGCTCGCGTAATATTCTCTGTGCAACAATGGACGACTGCTGATCGTAGACATCCAATTGCGATTTTTTGCGATGAAGCACATCTGTATATTCCCGCAAATACTGAAAAGAGTATTGACGATGCAAGTTTGGTAACATTTGAACGTATATCGAAAGAAGGAAGAAAATATGGGATTGGCTTGGTTGTAATATCTCAGCGACCTTCCGAAGTGAATAGAACTGTGCTTAGTCAAAGTAATAATTTTATTGCTATGAGACTGACAAATGTAGATGATCAGTCCGTTGTAAAACGTCTCTTACCAGATAGTTTAGGTGACTATGCGGAAATGTTGCCTATTTTAGATATAGGAGAAGCCCTAGTTGTTGGTGATGCAAGCCTGCTTCCGAGCAGAATACGCATTGCTCCACCTAATATGAAACCTCGGAGCGCAACTATTGAGTTTTGGGATGAATGGTCAAAAGAATCAACTACAGTAGATATTGAAAGTGCAATAGAGGCATTGAGAAAGCAGTCGAAGTAA
- a CDS encoding RNA polymerase sigma factor, which translates to MNEPERTEWQIRCAFNGFCKRTLKNESINAHKELRKRQAHEINFSDLTPKEENQLYTCEDFFAEDKEEQTFFAGGKELSAKLIADAIHSLPEEKRRAILLYYFFDMSDAEIAALYQIPRSTVQYRRTSSFELLKRYLEEHAYDYHDW; encoded by the coding sequence ATGAATGAACCTGAAAGAACCGAATGGCAAATACGCTGTGCATTTAACGGCTTCTGCAAACGGACATTGAAAAACGAAAGTATCAATGCCCATAAGGAACTTAGGAAGCGGCAGGCACACGAAATTAACTTTTCCGATCTGACACCGAAAGAGGAAAACCAGCTTTATACCTGTGAAGATTTCTTTGCAGAAGATAAAGAGGAACAGACCTTTTTCGCAGGCGGAAAAGAATTGAGTGCAAAGCTTATCGCTGACGCAATCCACAGCTTGCCGGAAGAAAAAAGAAGAGCTATCCTGCTCTACTACTTCTTTGATATGAGCGATGCGGAAATAGCAGCACTCTATCAGATTCCGAGAAGCACAGTGCAGTATCGGAGAACCAGCTCATTTGAGCTGCTGAAACGCTATTTGGAGGAACATGCTTATGACTACCACGACTGGTAA
- a CDS encoding IS110 family transposase: MNSTQNRKIEQVKTTTVVIGIDVGSEFHYARAFDHRGFEYSKKPLRFSNTESGFCELLTWMQAIKDQQGKENIIAGMEPTGHYWFCLGVFLKDNGIRPVLVNPQHVKKSKELDDNSQSKNDRKDPKVIAGLVKDGRYSEPYIPEGVYAELRTASNLRFRIESELTSVKNRLARWISIYFPEYRRVYNKPDAKDGLMILKEAPLPEDIIVLGAEGVNRIWRKAKLRGSNGRKRAESLVEAAKQSIGIRNGGKAARIEIRMLLEIKGVGKKTVSGFLAEVGDVRRFTNPKQLQKYAGLAIVENSSGKHKGRTRISRRGRKRLRYLLFEVSMSLVSKNPEFRELHRYYTTREVNPLRKMQSLIAVGCKLIRIFYALLTKGDEYSAEKMRMDIRRPQVQTPDDNPFD; the protein is encoded by the coding sequence ATGAATTCTACACAAAATCGGAAGATTGAACAAGTAAAAACTACAACAGTGGTCATCGGCATCGATGTCGGAAGCGAGTTCCATTATGCCCGGGCGTTTGATCATCGGGGCTTCGAATATTCAAAGAAACCGCTGCGCTTCAGCAATACGGAAAGTGGTTTCTGTGAATTACTGACATGGATGCAGGCGATAAAAGATCAACAAGGCAAAGAGAATATCATTGCCGGAATGGAGCCGACCGGACATTACTGGTTCTGTCTCGGAGTATTCTTAAAGGATAACGGGATTCGTCCGGTACTGGTCAATCCACAACATGTAAAAAAATCAAAAGAGCTCGACGATAACAGTCAGAGTAAAAACGATCGCAAGGATCCGAAGGTCATTGCGGGACTGGTCAAAGACGGACGGTACAGTGAGCCGTATATTCCGGAAGGAGTGTACGCCGAACTGCGGACGGCATCGAATCTCCGGTTCCGTATCGAATCGGAACTGACGAGCGTAAAGAATCGTCTGGCAAGGTGGATCAGTATCTACTTTCCGGAATATCGGAGAGTGTATAACAAGCCGGACGCAAAAGACGGGCTGATGATACTGAAGGAAGCACCGCTTCCGGAAGACATCATAGTACTGGGAGCAGAAGGAGTCAATCGGATCTGGAGAAAGGCGAAGCTGAGAGGCAGCAATGGAAGGAAGCGGGCTGAGAGCCTGGTAGAAGCCGCAAAGCAGAGCATCGGAATCCGGAATGGAGGAAAAGCCGCAAGGATTGAAATCCGGATGCTTCTGGAAATCAAGGGCGTCGGGAAAAAGACCGTGTCCGGATTTCTGGCGGAGGTCGGAGATGTGAGGCGTTTCACAAATCCGAAGCAGCTACAGAAATATGCAGGATTGGCAATCGTGGAGAATAGTTCGGGAAAGCACAAAGGCCGGACGAGGATCAGCAGAAGAGGCCGAAAGAGGCTGAGATATCTGCTGTTCGAGGTATCGATGTCGCTGGTATCGAAAAACCCGGAATTCCGGGAACTGCACCGGTACTATACGACGCGGGAAGTTAATCCGCTTCGGAAGATGCAGTCACTCATTGCGGTCGGATGCAAACTGATCCGCATATTCTACGCACTGTTGACGAAAGGAGACGAATACAGTGCCGAGAAAATGAGGATGGACATCCGGCGTCCGCAGGTGCAGACGCCGGATGATAATCCGTTCGATTGA
- a CDS encoding transposase, protein MPVPAEIRAVPRPVNTVVDDNGGDGPKRYAVRQRGSSKYVPGGNPQPKNGKVIGHIIDYKFVPLPEKDPGADLPDMLSYGASALVKSVTADLKEDLLAVYDASDVYAMMSLATLRVIKPAITADRARTHYLRTFVCKDYPGAAMSRNSIGSLLQRIGMNGSRRRQFYQLRMKATAADHHIAIDGMLKQDNSKVNDLSAYSRKAKVRGICEVSVLYAYDIERMEPVCAEVFPGNSIDASSYPAFIRDNDIRKGIIVADKGFPPSKIKEELQERPDLHFLTPIKRNDTRISSNDMLAFEGVLSGIDAHVVYKKKQIKGGRYLYAFKDARKASAEEASYLANAQKKGTFSPEKYARKQATFGVIVLESDQDLEPKAAYLCYEDRWLLEMVFNRYKSDECLDHTDVQGDFSVIGSEFINFISTVATCRIIRKAQNAGLLEKISYGELMDDLASAWRKADAPEEPATDDGYWVHTLQLVFDELEALGLARPVPKPAPKKRGRKPKPKDETEPKPKRKRGRPRKDSTPSAGTV, encoded by the coding sequence ATGCCAGTACCAGCTGAAATCAGAGCGGTCCCCCGGCCAGTCAATACCGTTGTAGATGACAACGGTGGGGATGGCCCCAAACGCTATGCTGTCCGGCAGCGAGGATCCTCGAAATACGTTCCCGGCGGCAACCCGCAGCCAAAAAACGGCAAGGTTATCGGTCACATTATTGACTACAAGTTTGTTCCTCTCCCCGAAAAGGATCCGGGTGCAGACTTGCCGGACATGTTGTCCTACGGAGCATCTGCTCTGGTCAAGTCTGTGACTGCAGACCTTAAGGAGGATCTGCTTGCGGTATACGACGCATCCGATGTCTATGCAATGATGTCTCTGGCTACCCTCCGGGTTATCAAGCCAGCCATTACAGCGGATCGAGCGCGGACGCATTACCTCAGGACGTTCGTATGCAAAGATTATCCCGGTGCAGCCATGTCCAGGAATTCCATCGGCAGTCTGCTTCAGCGGATCGGGATGAACGGATCCAGACGAAGACAGTTCTACCAGTTGCGAATGAAGGCAACGGCTGCCGACCATCACATTGCCATCGACGGGATGCTGAAGCAGGACAACAGCAAGGTCAATGACCTGTCTGCGTACTCCCGCAAGGCAAAAGTGCGCGGCATCTGCGAGGTATCCGTCCTGTATGCCTACGACATTGAACGGATGGAGCCGGTGTGCGCTGAGGTCTTCCCCGGCAACAGCATCGATGCTAGCAGTTATCCGGCGTTCATCCGTGACAATGACATCCGCAAAGGGATCATTGTCGCTGACAAGGGATTCCCACCAAGCAAGATCAAGGAGGAACTACAGGAACGTCCGGATCTGCACTTCCTCACACCGATCAAGCGCAATGACACACGTATATCGAGCAATGACATGCTCGCTTTCGAAGGCGTGCTGTCCGGCATCGATGCCCATGTGGTCTACAAGAAGAAGCAGATCAAGGGTGGCCGATACCTGTATGCCTTCAAGGATGCCAGGAAGGCATCCGCCGAAGAAGCCTCGTATCTGGCGAATGCTCAGAAGAAAGGAACCTTCTCTCCTGAGAAATATGCTAGGAAGCAGGCAACTTTCGGAGTGATCGTTCTTGAATCCGATCAGGATCTGGAACCAAAAGCCGCATACCTCTGTTACGAAGACCGCTGGCTTTTGGAGATGGTCTTCAATCGGTACAAGAGCGATGAATGCCTGGACCACACCGATGTTCAGGGAGACTTCTCCGTCATCGGCAGCGAATTCATCAATTTCATATCAACGGTTGCCACCTGTCGGATTATCCGCAAGGCCCAGAACGCAGGATTACTCGAGAAGATATCCTACGGCGAGCTGATGGATGACCTGGCATCTGCCTGGCGAAAGGCAGATGCTCCGGAGGAGCCGGCGACTGATGATGGCTATTGGGTTCACACGTTGCAACTCGTATTCGATGAGCTTGAAGCACTCGGTCTGGCAAGGCCTGTGCCGAAACCGGCACCGAAGAAGCGTGGGCGTAAACCCAAGCCCAAGGATGAAACCGAGCCGAAGCCTAAGCGCAAGCGCGGTCGTCCCCGGAAGGATTCAACCCCGTCTGCCGGTACTGTATAG
- a CDS encoding SIR2 family protein: MNWTECIGVLQGYLENNPLIVLGSGASMSYGLPSMKILAEEIKKSDSIISDPNFSVFCTAMDGLGLEEAIDSVELLPQTLNEIRRIVWKTVNERDLAYFDSNPTTPPEALAELLHKILAPTPNKAVIVTTNYDRLAEYSADQVGATTVTGFEGCLIKKLELPNLQLKTRRTRARERVVDIWKVHGSLDWFIASDGTVASFPLTRNIPSALQPLIIPPGKEKYSATHDEPYRTVIAEADNAFVQSGAYLCIGYGFNDEHIQPKLLAQISKGKPIVVLTRTMTSACRKHIVDAGIKKFLVFEYADDTHTKVYGNGWEEMYDGQYWLLDNFLKIW; encoded by the coding sequence ATGAATTGGACTGAATGCATAGGTGTATTGCAAGGATATTTGGAGAACAATCCTTTGATTGTTTTGGGTTCGGGTGCTTCTATGTCATATGGATTACCATCCATGAAAATTCTTGCTGAAGAAATAAAAAAGTCCGATAGCATTATTTCCGATCCGAATTTTAGTGTTTTCTGCACAGCTATGGATGGTTTGGGGCTTGAGGAAGCGATAGATTCGGTTGAGTTATTGCCCCAAACATTAAACGAAATACGTCGTATTGTTTGGAAGACAGTAAACGAAAGAGATTTAGCATATTTTGATAGTAATCCAACAACTCCTCCTGAAGCATTGGCGGAACTTCTCCACAAGATACTTGCGCCAACTCCGAATAAAGCGGTAATTGTTACAACCAATTATGACCGTTTAGCTGAATATTCTGCAGATCAAGTCGGGGCAACCACGGTAACAGGTTTTGAGGGATGCTTGATTAAAAAATTAGAACTGCCTAATTTGCAGTTGAAAACACGTCGAACTCGTGCCCGTGAACGCGTTGTTGATATTTGGAAAGTACATGGCTCATTGGATTGGTTTATAGCTTCCGATGGAACCGTTGCATCGTTTCCTTTGACACGTAACATACCAAGTGCTTTACAACCACTTATTATTCCTCCTGGAAAGGAAAAGTATAGTGCGACGCACGACGAACCGTATAGGACAGTTATTGCAGAAGCAGATAATGCATTCGTTCAATCAGGTGCGTACTTGTGTATTGGATATGGATTTAATGATGAACATATTCAGCCGAAACTTTTAGCACAAATTTCTAAGGGAAAGCCAATAGTTGTTCTTACAAGAACTATGACTTCAGCTTGTAGGAAACATATTGTCGATGCAGGTATCAAGAAATTTCTGGTATTTGAGTATGCAGATGATACGCATACTAAAGTATATGGTAACGGATGGGAAGAAATGTATGACGGTCAATATTGGCTTTTAGATAATTTCTTGAAAATTTGGTAA
- a CDS encoding site-specific integrase, with the protein MSEKRRDSKNRVLRSGESQRKDGRYAYKYTDTFGKPQFVYAWKLVPTDKTPKGKREDKSLREKIKEIQKDLDDRIDPVGKKMTVCQLYEKHIRNRANVRHSTKQGRKQLMRILEEDTIGACSIENVKMSDAKEWALRMKEKGYSFITVSNYKRSLKAAFYTAIQDDCIRKNPFDFPINTVIEDDTEPKIPLSPMQEESLLSFVKSDKVYYKYYDELIILLGTGLRISELRGLTYRDIDFENRTINVDHQLQYSGKNSYRIETPKTDNGIRKIPMSDRVLEALQRVLKNRKSSDFTVDGYIGFLFLTRNGTPQNYINYDIMFRKLVEKYNQNHKEALPAVTTPHTLRHTFCTNMANAGMNPKALQYLMGHANITMTLNYYAHATFDSAQAEFFRLAA; encoded by the coding sequence ATGTCAGAAAAAAGACGGGACAGCAAAAACCGAGTTTTGCGGTCAGGTGAGAGCCAGAGAAAAGACGGGAGATATGCTTACAAATATACAGATACTTTTGGAAAGCCGCAGTTTGTGTACGCATGGAAATTAGTTCCTACGGATAAGACACCGAAAGGCAAGCGTGAGGATAAATCCCTGCGTGAAAAAATCAAGGAGATACAAAAAGACCTTGATGACAGGATTGATCCTGTAGGAAAGAAAATGACCGTATGCCAGCTTTATGAAAAGCACATACGAAATCGTGCAAATGTAAGGCACAGCACAAAGCAAGGACGAAAGCAGCTTATGAGAATACTTGAGGAAGATACGATTGGAGCCTGCAGCATTGAGAATGTAAAAATGTCTGATGCAAAGGAATGGGCTTTACGAATGAAAGAAAAAGGCTATTCTTTTATTACGGTCAGCAACTATAAGCGTTCTCTAAAGGCAGCTTTCTACACCGCCATTCAGGATGACTGTATCAGGAAAAATCCCTTTGACTTTCCTATCAATACAGTCATTGAGGATGACACTGAACCGAAAATTCCTCTTTCGCCCATGCAGGAAGAAAGCCTGCTTTCCTTTGTGAAAAGCGATAAGGTCTATTACAAGTATTATGACGAACTTATCATTCTGCTTGGTACAGGGCTTCGTATCTCCGAGTTGCGTGGACTAACGTACAGAGATATTGACTTTGAGAATCGTACTATCAATGTGGATCATCAGCTTCAATATTCCGGTAAAAACTCCTACCGCATTGAAACACCGAAAACGGACAACGGCATTCGCAAAATTCCAATGAGCGACCGCGTCCTTGAAGCCTTACAGAGAGTGCTTAAAAACAGGAAAAGCAGTGATTTTACTGTTGACGGTTATATAGGCTTCCTCTTTCTTACAAGAAACGGAACACCTCAAAACTACATTAACTATGATATTATGTTTCGCAAACTTGTAGAAAAGTACAACCAAAACCATAAGGAAGCTTTGCCGGCGGTAACAACTCCCCATACCTTGCGGCACACATTCTGTACCAATATGGCAAATGCGGGAATGAATCCGAAAGCCTTACAGTATCTTATGGGACACGCCAACATAACGATGACCCTGAACTATTACGCACACGCCACCTTTGACAGCGCACAGGCGGAATTTTTCAGACTGGCAGCTTAA
- a CDS encoding helix-turn-helix domain-containing protein gives MTTTTGKTTDDERGLLPYPIIIAATKGEPQAMNIACRHYAGYIAHLSMRKLRDERGNTYYGIDEDIRDRLHSKLMQAVLMFKI, from the coding sequence ATGACTACCACGACTGGTAAAACAACCGATGATGAACGCGGCTTGTTGCCTTATCCGATAATCATAGCCGCAACCAAGGGAGAGCCGCAGGCAATGAATATTGCCTGCCGGCATTACGCAGGCTATATCGCACATCTTTCTATGAGAAAGCTCCGTGATGAACGAGGAAATACTTATTACGGCATAGACGAGGATATACGAGATCGCCTTCACTCAAAGCTTATGCAGGCTGTCCTGATGTTTAAGATTTAA
- a CDS encoding excisionase, with the protein MNQMDVPIWEKYTLTIEEAAKYFRIGENKLRKLAEENPTANWVILNGNRIQIKRKQFEKMIDTVDTI; encoded by the coding sequence ATGAATCAAATGGATGTGCCTATTTGGGAGAAATATACCCTTACCATAGAAGAAGCGGCAAAGTATTTTCGTATCGGAGAAAATAAGCTGCGAAAGTTAGCGGAAGAAAACCCTACTGCAAATTGGGTGATATTAAACGGCAACCGTATTCAAATCAAGCGCAAGCAGTTTGAAAAAATGATCGATACGGTTGACACAATCTAA
- a CDS encoding cysteine-rich KTR domain-containing protein has product MILTEWLLCPICKNKTRIKLRADTELKNFPLYCPKCKLETLVNIKELKTTIIKEPDAKTQSR; this is encoded by the coding sequence ATGATACTAACAGAATGGCTGTTATGCCCTATCTGTAAAAATAAAACAAGAATAAAACTAAGGGCAGATACCGAATTAAAAAATTTTCCTCTCTATTGTCCTAAGTGCAAATTAGAAACTTTGGTAAATATAAAAGAATTGAAAACCACAATAATCAAAGAGCCAGATGCAAAGACACAGAGCCGGTGA